From a region of the Alnus glutinosa chromosome 1, dhAlnGlut1.1, whole genome shotgun sequence genome:
- the LOC133873426 gene encoding uncharacterized protein LOC133873426, whose protein sequence is MAAAQSWVGESGRSWGAKRMEPSLLEAGARLLVTSFLGRYISTGSLILLEEGGKIFTFEGNKRKSSLKFVLKVHSPQFYWKVMTRGDLGLASAYIDGDFSITEKNDDLLNLFMIFIASRDSNSSASKLNKRRGWWTPLLFTAGLASAKYFFAHVLRQNTLQQARRNISRHYELSNELFALFLGETMQYSCAVFEKEDEDLKVAQLRKISLLIEKARIDEKHEVLEIGCGWGTFAIQLVKQTGCKYTGITLSEEQLKFAEKKVKDADLQDHIRFLLCDYRKLDDTYKYDRIISCEMIEHVGHEFMEVFFSCCESVLAEDGVIVLQFSSLPDERYEQYRKSSDFMKEYIFPGACVPSLTRITSAMAATSRLSVEHVENIGAHYYQTLRCWRTNFMESQREILALGFDEKFIRTWEYYFDYCAAGFKTCTLGNYQVVFTRPGNVAAFGNPYQSLPSGFDPILEGEIVPSF, encoded by the exons ATGGCTGCTGCGCAAAGTTGGGTTGGAGAAAGTGGCAGAAGCTGGGGCGCAAAACGCATGGAACCTTCTCTTCTAGAAGCTGGGGCGCGCCTTCTTGTTACTAGCTTCCTTGGACGTTATATCTCTACTGGATCTTTGAT TTTACTGGAGGAAGGGGGCAAAATATTTACTTTTGAaggaaacaagagaaaatcttCTCTAAAATTTGTTCTTAAAGTTCATAGCCCTCAGTTTTACTGGAAG GTCATGACACGGGGTGATTTAGGCCTTGCAAGTGCATACATTGATGGGGATTTTTCCATAACTGAAAAAAATGATGATCTTTTGAATCTTTTTATG ATTTTCATTGCCAGCAGAGATTCAAATTCCTCTGCCTCAAAGTTGAATAAGAGAAG GGGCTGGTGGACACCATTGCTATTCACAGCTGGTTTAGCATCTGCAAAATATTTTTTCGCACATGTCTTAAGGCAAAATACTCTTCAACAGGCTCGCAGAAACATCTCTCGTCATTATGAGCTG AGCAATGAGCTTTTTGCTCTGTTCTTGGGAGAAACAATGCAATACTCCTGTGCTGTATTTGAG AAGGAAGATGAAGACTTGAAGGTTGCACAGCTGAGAAAAATCTCACTTTTGATAGAAAAG GCAAGAATTGATGAGAAGCATGAAGTTCTTGAAATTGGGTGTGGTTGGGGAACATTTGCCATTCAACTTGTCAAACAAACTGGATGCAAATATACTGGCATCACTCTGTCTGAAGAGCAGTTGAAGTTTGCAGAGAAGAAAGTAAAAGACGCTGACCTTCAG GACCACATTAGATTTCTTCTTTGCGACTACCGCAAATTGGATGATACCTACAAATATGACAGAATTATATCCTG CGAAATGATAGAACATGTTGGCCATGAATTTATGGAAGTGTTTTTCAGTTGCTGTGAATCAGTCTTAGCAGAAGATGGGGTTATTGTTCTACAG TTTTCATCGCTACCAGATGAACGCTACGAACAATACAGGAAAAGTTCAGACTTTATGaaggaatatatttttcctgGTGCTTGTGTACCTTCATTAACTAGGATAACATCAGCCATGGCTGCTACATCCAGACTCAG TGTGGAGCACGTGGAGAACATAGGGGCTCATTACTACCAAACACTCAGATGTTGGAGAACAAATTTTATGGAGAGCCAAAg GGAAATCCTTGCTCTCGGCTTTGATGAAAAATTCATACGGACGTGGGAATATTACTTTGACTATTGTGCTGCTGGTTTTAAAACATGTACACTTGGAAATTATCAG